One genomic segment of Streptococcus salivarius includes these proteins:
- a CDS encoding heavy metal translocating P-type ATPase codes for MVEKQKAVVENGVQKIRITAEKGYSPKEFQLQKGIPAEITFHRVNPSGCYKEILFEDQGILEPLEVGVDKVISFTPTETGDFEFSCGMKMQKGSYSVVEKRRRVLSLRGRFWITSIFTLPLLILMIGMWAGFVSHSVSRWGTFLATTPIMLVAGVPFIKSAWASFKKHHSNMDTLVALGTLVAYVYSVFALFTGQPVYFEAAGFIIFFILLGQIFEERMRNNASEAVEKLLDLQAKTAQVLRDGNYIEVAAEDIQINDLIRVRPGEKIAVDGTIVEGSTTIDESMVTGESLPVEKSVGDAVIGSTINSNGTILFKAEKVGSETLLSQIVDFVKMAQSSRAPIQDLTDKISGIFVPVVTILAIATFWVWSVLLGASLQEAMLYAVSVLIIACPCALGLATPTALMVGTGRSAKMGVLIKNGTVLQEVQKIQTVVFDKTGTITIGQPLVTDVVGDEARVLTLAASLETFSEHPLAQAVLSQAEEKGLVLSPVENFQAIEGKGVQGQIDQQLVTLGNGKLHDGTAMDPELEKRMVELQEQAKTVISLSVDGQVIGLIAIQDAPKASSKEAIKKLKERGLKTVMLTGDNERVAQAIAKQVGIDTVIADVLPQEKASAIQKLQEASKVAFVGDGINDAPALSIADVGIAMGSGTDIAIESGGIVLTQNDLLGVVRAFDMSQKTFRRILLNLFWASIYNILGIPIAAGVFVGLGLTLNPELAGLAMALSSLSVLTSSLLLNVAKID; via the coding sequence ATGGTAGAAAAACAAAAAGCAGTTGTGGAAAACGGAGTGCAAAAGATCCGTATTACAGCAGAAAAAGGCTATAGTCCAAAGGAATTTCAACTTCAAAAAGGGATCCCTGCTGAAATCACCTTCCATCGGGTCAATCCTTCCGGTTGTTACAAGGAAATTTTATTTGAAGATCAGGGGATTTTAGAGCCTTTGGAAGTCGGTGTGGATAAGGTGATATCCTTTACCCCGACAGAAACAGGGGACTTCGAGTTTTCATGTGGAATGAAGATGCAAAAGGGTTCCTACTCGGTTGTGGAAAAACGCCGTCGTGTCTTAAGTTTACGGGGTCGCTTTTGGATTACTAGTATCTTTACCCTTCCTTTATTGATCTTGATGATCGGGATGTGGGCAGGATTTGTATCCCATTCAGTCAGTCGCTGGGGGACTTTTCTAGCGACAACGCCGATCATGTTGGTAGCAGGAGTACCTTTTATCAAGAGTGCCTGGGCCTCATTTAAGAAGCACCATTCCAATATGGATACCTTGGTAGCTCTTGGAACCCTGGTAGCCTATGTCTATAGTGTATTTGCCCTTTTTACTGGTCAGCCAGTATACTTTGAGGCTGCGGGTTTTATCATCTTCTTTATCCTTTTAGGGCAAATCTTTGAAGAACGGATGCGTAACAATGCCTCCGAGGCTGTGGAAAAGTTGTTGGATTTGCAGGCAAAAACGGCTCAAGTTCTCCGTGATGGGAACTATATCGAGGTGGCGGCAGAAGATATCCAAATTAATGACTTGATTCGGGTCCGTCCTGGGGAAAAGATTGCGGTTGATGGGACGATTGTAGAAGGAAGTACGACCATTGATGAGTCGATGGTGACAGGTGAAAGCTTGCCTGTGGAAAAATCAGTTGGTGATGCAGTTATCGGCTCCACTATCAACAGCAATGGGACCATTCTCTTTAAGGCTGAAAAAGTCGGTAGTGAGACCCTCTTATCTCAAATTGTGGACTTTGTCAAAATGGCCCAATCCAGTCGTGCTCCTATTCAAGATTTGACGGATAAGATTTCAGGTATCTTTGTTCCAGTGGTGACGATTTTGGCCATTGCGACTTTCTGGGTTTGGTCCGTGCTTCTGGGCGCGTCGCTTCAAGAGGCCATGCTCTATGCAGTCTCTGTCCTCATTATTGCCTGTCCTTGTGCCCTTGGTTTAGCAACCCCAACAGCCCTGATGGTCGGAACCGGCCGTAGTGCCAAGATGGGGGTTCTGATTAAAAATGGAACAGTTCTTCAAGAAGTGCAAAAGATTCAAACCGTTGTGTTTGATAAGACAGGGACTATTACCATTGGCCAACCACTTGTAACCGATGTTGTAGGAGATGAAGCGCGTGTCTTGACACTGGCTGCTAGTCTTGAAACTTTTTCAGAACATCCACTAGCCCAAGCGGTGTTATCCCAAGCAGAAGAAAAAGGTTTGGTATTATCCCCTGTGGAAAACTTCCAAGCGATTGAAGGAAAAGGGGTCCAAGGTCAGATCGACCAGCAGTTGGTGACCTTGGGAAATGGCAAACTTCATGACGGGACAGCGATGGATCCGGAGCTTGAAAAACGGATGGTAGAGTTGCAAGAGCAGGCCAAAACAGTGATCAGTTTGTCTGTGGATGGGCAAGTGATTGGCTTGATTGCCATTCAAGATGCTCCGAAGGCCAGCTCAAAAGAAGCGATCAAAAAGCTCAAAGAACGGGGCTTGAAAACGGTCATGTTAACGGGGGATAATGAACGGGTGGCCCAAGCTATTGCTAAGCAAGTGGGAATTGACACCGTCATTGCTGATGTCCTTCCTCAAGAAAAAGCTAGTGCCATCCAAAAACTGCAAGAAGCTAGCAAGGTCGCCTTTGTTGGAGATGGGATCAATGATGCTCCAGCTCTCTCTATCGCGGATGTGGGGATTGCTATGGGATCTGGAACGGATATTGCGATCGAGTCCGGTGGCATCGTGCTCACACAAAATGATTTGCTTGGCGTTGTGCGCGCCTTTGACATGAGTCAAAAGACCTTCCGCAGGATCTTACTCAATCTCTTCTGGGCCTCTATCTACAATATTCTTGGGATTCCAATTGCTGCTGGAGTCTTTGTAGGACTGGGATTGACCCTCAATCCAGAACTAGCAGGTCTTGCTATGGCCCTTAGTTCTTTGTCTGTTTTGACTAGCTCGCTGCTTCTCAATGTTGCGAAAATTGATTAG